From one Flavobacterium sp. N502536 genomic stretch:
- a CDS encoding Cof-type HAD-IIB family hydrolase → MQYKMLVLDMDDTLLTDDHKISDLNKKVLLEAQAKGVYVVLASGRPTSAMTAYAKELELDLNNSYIISFNGAIISTVKDDVILFEQKLTVEQIHELYDYSVKKNTHVITYLDGQIISETDSEYIEVEKEITGLSHNKVYSFKEAVTEAAVKCILLAEPSYLKEVESDLKGAMPHLSVAMSKPFFLEAAQNGIDKAASLKLLAEKLNIHQSEIIAVGNAGNDLTMIEYAGLGVWVDNVTPELRDKADVIVASNNDDGVAEVVQRYILN, encoded by the coding sequence ATGCAATATAAAATGTTAGTGCTTGACATGGATGATACCTTGTTAACCGACGATCATAAAATTTCCGACCTTAACAAAAAAGTACTTCTCGAAGCACAGGCAAAAGGCGTGTACGTTGTTTTGGCTTCCGGCAGACCTACATCTGCAATGACGGCTTATGCTAAGGAATTAGAGTTAGATTTGAATAATTCGTATATCATTTCGTTCAACGGAGCGATCATTAGCACGGTGAAAGATGATGTGATTTTGTTTGAACAAAAGCTAACGGTAGAGCAAATCCATGAATTGTACGACTACAGTGTAAAAAAGAACACCCACGTCATTACGTATCTGGACGGTCAAATTATCAGTGAAACCGATTCGGAATACATCGAGGTCGAAAAAGAAATTACCGGATTATCACACAATAAAGTCTATAGTTTTAAAGAAGCTGTGACGGAAGCTGCCGTAAAATGTATATTGCTGGCAGAACCTTCTTATCTGAAAGAAGTCGAAAGTGATTTGAAAGGAGCAATGCCGCATTTGAGTGTTGCTATGTCAAAGCCTTTTTTCCTGGAAGCAGCGCAAAACGGAATTGATAAAGCCGCCAGTTTAAAACTTTTAGCCGAAAAGCTAAACATTCATCAAAGTGAGATTATTGCCGTTGGAAATGCCGGAAATGACCTGACCATGATCGAATATGCCGGACTTGGTGTTTGGGTAGACAATGTAACACCGGAATTGCGGGACAAGGCAGATGTAATCGTAGCTTCAAATAATGACGATGGCGTAGCTGAGGTAGTGCAGCGCTATATTTTAAATTAA
- a CDS encoding DEAD/DEAH box helicase, translating into MKLKKINEKLQEALIENGLTEANVLQQETFSTIKSGADCIILSPAGSGKSTTIVLNVIQQLSGHTEESPRALIFVEDKAKVLEMEALFEKYGKYSKLEVYGVHDKGDMDYDKNYISTGIDVLIGTPNKLSDMFTTAGYNVNRLKMFVLDDADPILKLRHETKIMRISNSIAKTQRIIFAESLTERIEILADKMLLEPYVFDMEDEEELDDEEEEEDIEEEE; encoded by the coding sequence ATGAAACTAAAAAAAATAAACGAGAAGTTACAAGAGGCTCTAATTGAAAACGGTTTAACAGAAGCAAATGTTTTGCAGCAGGAAACTTTTTCGACTATTAAAAGCGGGGCTGATTGTATCATTCTTTCTCCGGCAGGGAGCGGAAAATCTACAACAATTGTATTGAATGTGATTCAGCAACTGTCAGGTCACACAGAAGAATCGCCACGTGCGTTGATTTTTGTAGAGGACAAGGCCAAGGTGTTGGAAATGGAAGCGCTTTTTGAAAAATACGGAAAATATTCCAAGCTTGAAGTTTACGGAGTGCACGACAAAGGCGACATGGATTACGACAAAAACTATATCTCTACTGGGATTGATGTTTTGATTGGAACGCCAAATAAATTGAGCGACATGTTTACCACAGCGGGCTACAATGTAAATCGTTTGAAAATGTTTGTTCTGGACGATGCCGATCCTATTTTGAAATTGCGTCACGAAACAAAGATCATGCGTATTTCAAACAGTATCGCCAAAACACAACGCATTATTTTTGCAGAATCCTTAACAGAACGCATCGAAATTTTGGCCGACAAAATGTTGCTGGAGCCTTATGTGTTTGATATGGAAGATGAAGAGGAACTTGATGACGAAGAGGAAGAAGAAGATATTGAAGAGGAAGAATAA
- a CDS encoding 3-ketoacyl-ACP reductase: MTDLKNKNALITGAGKGIGKAIAIALAKEGVNLILVSRTQADVDQLAIETTNLGVKSLALTADVSDINSINTAVEKALAEFKHIDILINNAGTGKFGNFLELEPEEWENIIKVNLMGTYYTTRAVVPNMIERKTGDIINISSTAGLNGNALTSAYSASKFAVLGLTDSLMHEMRKHNIRVTALTPSTVATDLAIDLKLTDGNPEKVMQAEDVAELIIAQLKLNRRVFIKNSSIWSTNP; encoded by the coding sequence ATGACAGACTTAAAAAATAAAAATGCTCTGATTACAGGAGCAGGAAAAGGGATAGGAAAAGCAATTGCAATTGCACTTGCCAAAGAAGGCGTTAACTTAATTTTAGTCTCAAGAACACAGGCCGATGTAGATCAACTGGCCATTGAAACCACTAATCTGGGTGTAAAATCTCTGGCTTTAACTGCCGATGTATCGGATATTAATTCAATAAATACGGCTGTAGAAAAAGCTTTAGCTGAATTCAAACATATTGATATTCTGATCAACAATGCCGGTACTGGTAAATTTGGTAATTTTCTGGAATTGGAACCGGAAGAATGGGAAAACATTATCAAAGTAAATCTAATGGGAACGTATTATACAACCCGCGCTGTTGTTCCAAACATGATTGAAAGAAAAACGGGGGACATTATCAATATTTCTTCAACGGCCGGACTAAATGGAAACGCTTTAACAAGTGCTTACAGTGCTTCAAAATTTGCTGTTTTGGGACTGACCGATTCTTTGATGCACGAAATGAGAAAACACAACATTCGTGTTACCGCCTTAACACCAAGCACCGTAGCAACTGATTTGGCTATCGACTTAAAATTAACTGACGGAAATCCGGAGAAAGTAATGCAGGCTGAAGATGTAGCCGAATTGATTATCGCACAATTGAAATTGAATCGTCGCGTTTTCATTAAAAACAGCAGCATCTGGTCTACTAACCCTTAA
- a CDS encoding GNAT family N-acetyltransferase, translating to MKAPIETDRLLLRELLLSDVDGMFELDSNPNVQRFVGNKPVKEIEESVAMIKHIQGQYEAYGTGRWAVILKETNEFLGWSGIKFITTEINNHKDFYEIGYRFIEKHWGKGYATEAGKAFVNYAFDVIKAETLYAYADEGNKDSRKALEKLGFRYVNSFEYEGELEVWYELKNPNR from the coding sequence ATGAAAGCCCCAATTGAAACAGACCGACTACTTTTAAGAGAATTACTTCTCTCGGATGTTGACGGCATGTTTGAATTAGATTCTAATCCCAACGTGCAGCGTTTCGTGGGAAATAAACCCGTGAAAGAAATTGAGGAAAGTGTTGCCATGATAAAACACATTCAGGGGCAATATGAAGCTTATGGAACAGGGCGCTGGGCAGTAATTTTAAAAGAAACCAATGAGTTTTTGGGCTGGTCCGGAATAAAGTTTATTACTACGGAAATCAACAACCATAAAGATTTTTATGAAATAGGATATCGTTTCATCGAAAAACATTGGGGGAAAGGTTATGCTACCGAAGCCGGAAAAGCATTTGTAAATTATGCTTTTGATGTGATCAAAGCAGAAACTCTTTATGCTTATGCCGATGAAGGAAATAAAGACTCAAGAAAGGCTTTAGAAAAATTGGGTTTTCGTTATGTCAATTCCTTTGAGTATGAAGGGGAGTTGGAAGTCTGGTATGAATTAAAGAATCCCAACAGATAG
- a CDS encoding alpha/beta hydrolase: MEVLKTFKFLTIILLVFFAVIYLAIISYVYFNQVGMVFQSAQLSKEYQFDYQQKFEELNITSFDGIQLNGLLFKAENSKGLVFYLHGNAGTLETWGKIAKIYTRLGYDIFILDYRSFGKSEGEIKDEEQLNKDVSAAYKRLSKRYSESNIIIAGYSIGSGLATILASENKPKALMLQSPYYSFTELSSKKVPFFPNFMKKFHFETSEYLPKIKVPVYIFHGTEDQLIPYENSVRLSKMVKSNGYLYLLKGQGHIGMNENRDFQNQLKRILE, encoded by the coding sequence ATGGAAGTATTGAAGACTTTTAAATTTTTAACGATTATACTTCTGGTGTTTTTCGCTGTGATTTATCTGGCTATTATTTCCTATGTTTATTTTAATCAGGTTGGAATGGTTTTTCAGAGCGCACAGCTCTCTAAAGAGTATCAATTCGACTATCAGCAAAAATTCGAGGAATTAAACATTACGTCCTTTGATGGCATACAATTGAATGGATTATTGTTTAAGGCTGAAAATTCAAAAGGTTTGGTTTTCTATCTGCATGGCAATGCAGGAACACTTGAAACTTGGGGAAAAATTGCAAAAATCTATACCAGATTGGGGTATGATATCTTCATTTTAGATTACAGAAGTTTCGGTAAGAGTGAAGGCGAAATTAAAGACGAAGAGCAATTAAATAAGGATGTATCTGCTGCCTATAAAAGACTATCCAAGCGATATTCTGAAAGTAACATTATTATTGCAGGTTATTCGATAGGCTCCGGTTTGGCCACTATTTTAGCTTCTGAGAATAAGCCAAAAGCGTTGATGCTACAGTCGCCTTATTATAGTTTTACAGAATTATCAAGTAAGAAAGTGCCTTTTTTTCCGAATTTTATGAAGAAATTCCACTTTGAAACCTCCGAATATTTGCCGAAAATTAAGGTACCGGTTTATATTTTTCATGGAACGGAAGATCAATTAATTCCTTATGAGAACTCGGTTAGATTGAGTAAAATGGTAAAATCCAATGGGTATCTTTATCTGTTAAAAGGGCAGGGGCATATTGGTATGAATGAAAACCGTGATTTTCAAAATCAATTAAAAAGAATATTAGAGTAA
- the mtaB gene encoding tRNA (N(6)-L-threonylcarbamoyladenosine(37)-C(2))-methylthiotransferase MtaB gives MENRKKVAFYTLGCKLNFSETSTIARNFNDEGFDRVDFEEIADIYVINTCSVTENADKQFKQVVKKAMKLNEKAFVAAVGCYAQLKPEELAAVDGVDLVLGATEKFKITDYIHDLSKNDMGEVHSCEIAEADFYVGSYSIGDRTRAFLKVQDGCDYKCTYCTIPLARGISRSDALENVLQNAKEISAQNIKEIVLTGVNIGDYGKGEFGNKKHEHTFLELVQALDQVDGIERLRISSIEPNLLKNETIEFVSTSRTFVPHFHIPLQSGSNDILKLMKRRYLREVYTERVNKIREVMPHACIGVDVIVGFPGETDEHFLETYHFLNEMDISYLHVFTYSERDNTEAANMPGSVPANVRAKRSKMLRGLSVKKRRAFYESQLGSNRTVLFESENKEGYIHGFTENYVKVKTPWNPELVNTLQEINLTKIDEDGSVRLEFLNKLAEA, from the coding sequence ATGGAAAATAGAAAAAAAGTTGCCTTTTATACGCTTGGATGTAAACTGAATTTTTCAGAGACTTCAACTATTGCCCGAAACTTTAACGACGAAGGTTTTGATCGTGTTGATTTTGAGGAAATAGCCGATATCTATGTCATCAACACCTGTTCTGTTACAGAGAATGCCGATAAGCAGTTTAAGCAGGTTGTAAAAAAAGCAATGAAACTTAATGAAAAAGCTTTCGTAGCGGCAGTAGGCTGTTATGCCCAGTTGAAACCAGAGGAATTAGCGGCAGTTGATGGGGTTGACCTGGTTTTGGGAGCTACAGAAAAATTTAAAATTACCGACTATATTCACGATTTGAGCAAGAATGATATGGGAGAAGTACACTCTTGTGAAATTGCCGAAGCCGATTTTTATGTGGGAAGTTATTCTATTGGAGATCGTACCCGTGCTTTCTTGAAAGTTCAGGACGGTTGCGATTATAAATGTACCTACTGTACCATTCCGTTAGCAAGAGGAATTTCGAGAAGTGATGCTTTGGAAAATGTATTGCAAAATGCAAAAGAAATCTCGGCTCAGAACATCAAAGAAATTGTTTTAACCGGAGTGAATATTGGAGATTACGGAAAAGGGGAGTTTGGAAATAAAAAACACGAGCATACCTTTCTTGAACTGGTTCAGGCTTTGGATCAGGTTGACGGAATTGAGCGTTTGCGAATTTCTTCTATCGAACCCAACTTGCTGAAGAATGAAACGATTGAATTTGTTTCAACAAGCCGAACTTTTGTACCGCATTTTCATATCCCGTTACAATCCGGAAGCAATGACATTTTAAAATTGATGAAACGCCGTTACTTACGCGAAGTTTATACAGAACGTGTTAACAAAATTCGTGAAGTAATGCCTCATGCTTGTATAGGAGTCGATGTTATTGTAGGTTTCCCTGGTGAAACAGACGAACATTTTCTAGAAACCTATCATTTTCTTAACGAAATGGATATTTCGTACTTACACGTATTTACTTATTCGGAAAGAGACAATACAGAGGCTGCAAACATGCCTGGAAGTGTTCCTGCAAATGTAAGAGCGAAACGCAGTAAAATGTTACGCGGATTATCGGTTAAAAAACGCCGTGCTTTTTACGAAAGTCAATTAGGTTCTAACAGAACTGTTTTGTTCGAAAGCGAAAATAAAGAAGGATACATTCATGGTTTTACGGAGAATTACGTAAAAGTAAAAACACCATGGAATCCTGAATTGGTCAATACCTTACAAGAAATAAACCTGACTAAAATTGACGAAGATGGAAGTGTTCGTCTCGAGTTTTTAAATAAATTGGCAGAGGCTTAA
- a CDS encoding putative signal transducing protein, with product MGLMKVYSGSEVLAIALQERLEEAGLETVKKDNIQSARMAGYGGSDLAVEVFIQETDFAKANPIIEEFRMSL from the coding sequence ATGGGATTAATGAAAGTGTATTCAGGTAGTGAAGTGTTAGCAATTGCTTTACAGGAAAGATTGGAAGAGGCAGGATTGGAAACGGTAAAGAAAGATAACATTCAATCGGCCCGTATGGCTGGTTATGGCGGATCAGATTTGGCAGTAGAGGTATTTATTCAGGAAACCGATTTTGCAAAAGCAAATCCGATTATCGAAGAGTTTAGAATGAGCCTTTAA
- a CDS encoding LURP-one-related/scramblase family protein — protein sequence MNPILNQNLFLVKEHVGMFKAANNYDIYNPESNQIILNCRENNLGTFTKIFRFTDYKRMTPFDIEITTASGEKVITVKRGIAWLRSTVTVFDEKDRLVGTFKQKFFSFGGRFEILDKNEKPVATLQGKWTGWDFKFTHENKQLAQVSKKWAGMGKELFTSADNYVLQIEETVGADSPQRQLIMAAVMCIDMVLKE from the coding sequence ATGAACCCTATCTTAAATCAGAATTTATTTCTTGTGAAAGAACATGTTGGCATGTTTAAAGCAGCAAACAATTACGACATTTACAATCCCGAAAGCAATCAGATCATTCTGAATTGCAGGGAAAATAACCTGGGAACTTTTACCAAAATATTTCGCTTTACCGATTACAAAAGAATGACTCCTTTTGATATTGAAATTACAACCGCTTCGGGCGAGAAAGTAATTACAGTTAAAAGAGGTATTGCCTGGCTCAGATCGACTGTTACCGTTTTTGACGAGAAAGACAGACTAGTAGGAACCTTTAAACAAAAGTTCTTTTCTTTTGGCGGCAGATTTGAGATTTTAGATAAAAACGAAAAACCGGTAGCTACGCTTCAGGGAAAATGGACCGGTTGGGATTTTAAATTTACGCATGAAAACAAACAACTGGCACAGGTAAGCAAAAAATGGGCCGGAATGGGGAAAGAACTTTTCACCAGTGCAGATAATTATGTGCTTCAAATTGAAGAAACTGTAGGGGCTGACAGTCCGCAAAGACAATTAATCATGGCAGCAGTAATGTGTATCGACATGGTTTTGAAAGAATAA